From one Triticum urartu cultivar G1812 chromosome 3, Tu2.1, whole genome shotgun sequence genomic stretch:
- the LOC125547770 gene encoding UDP-glycosyltransferase 88F3-like encodes MDGITANTTTISPRKPRVMLYSSPLMGHLVPMIELAKLFAARGLAITVVLMDPPYDTGATGPFLTGVSAANPSISFHRLPQVKLLESDDSVMPALAFARLSNPHLRDFLAGASPDFLVVDFFCSAAMDVAAELNIPAYFFSTSGAQILAFFMHLTVLHGETTRSFREMGEELVHVPGITPFPATHSIQPLMDRDGASYQALLNVSLNLFRSQGIFINTFRSLEPRAMDTILAGLSAPAGLSTPPVYCVGPLVKSEEVDVKRGDECLAWLDTQPKASVVFLCFGSLGRFSAKQTREVATGLEASGQRFLWVVRSPPSDDTTTELDLDVLLPKGFLDRTKGRGLVVKSWAPQGDVLAHHAVGSFVTHCGWNSVLESTMAGVPMLAWPLYAEQKMNAVFLEKEMELAVVMEGYDKEVVEAKEIAKKVRWMMDSEGGRVLRERTLAVMRQANEALLEGGESDAAMTGFVDAWVKA; translated from the coding sequence ATGGACGGCATCACAGCCAACACCACCACGATCAGTCCCCGGAAGCCGCGGGTGATGCTCTACTCGTCCCCACTCATGGGGCATCTCGTCCCCATGATCGAGCTCGCCAAGCTCTTCGCCGCCCGTGGGCTAGCCATCACCGTCGTTCTCATGGACCCGCCGTACGATACCGGCGCCACGGGCCCCTTCCTCACCGGTGTCTCCGCGGCCAACCCCTCCATTTCTTTCCATCGTCTGCCACAGGTCAAGCTCCTGGAGTCCGACGACTCCGTGATGCCGGCCTTAGCGTTCGCCCGCCTCTCCAACCCGCATCTACGTGACTTCCTCGCTGGTGCATCTCCGGACTTCCTCGTGGTGGACTTCTTCTGCAGTGCCGCTATGGACGTAGCCGCGGAGCTCAACATCCCCGCCTACTTCTTCTCCACCTCCGGCGCCCAGATCCTGGCTTTCTTTATGCACCTCACGGTTCTGCATGGGGAAACCACGAGGAGCTTCCGGGAAATGGGCGAAGAACTCGTGCACGTCCCGGGGATCACCCCGTTTCCGGCGACACACTCCATCCAGCCACTCATGGATCGTGACGGTGCGTCCTACCAGGCATTACTAAATGTAAGCCTCAACCTGTTCCGATCACAGGgcatcttcatcaacaccttcCGCTCGCTGGAGCCTCGTGCCATGGACACCATCCTCGCCGGGCTCTCCGCCCCAGCTGGCCTCTCGACGCCCCCAGTCTACTGCGTTGGGCCGCTAGTCAAGTCAGAGGAGGTGGACGTGAAGCGTGGAGACGAGTGTCTCGCATGGTTGGACACGCAACCCAAGGCCAGTGTGGTGTTCCTGTGCTTTGGCAGCCTCGGCCGGTTCAGCGCCAAACAAACAAGGGAAGTGGCAACCGGGCTGGAGGCTAGTGGACAAAGGTTCCTCTGGGTCGTGCGGAGCCCGCCGAGCGACGACACGACTACAGAGCTGGACCTGGATGTGCTGCTTCCGAAGGGTTTCCTGGACCGGACCAAGGGCAGGGGCCTAGTTGTGAAGTCATGGGCACCACAAGGTGACGTTCTAGCACATCATGCTGTGGGAAGTTTTGTGACACACTGCGGGTGGAACTCGGTGCTCGAGTCTACTATGGCAGGTGTGCCTATGCTGGCCTGGCCATTGTACGCGGAGCAAAAAATGAATGCGGTGTTTCTCGAGAAAGAGATGGAGTTGGCTGTCGTGATGGAAGGGTACGAcaaggaggtggtggaggcaaaGGAGATTGCCAAAAAGGTCAGGTGGATGATGGATTCGGAGGGCGGGAGGGTGCTCCGAGAGAGAACTCTAGCAGTGATGCGGCAGGCGAATGAGGCTCTACTCGAGGGTGGAGAATCAGATGCGGCCATGACGGGCTTTGTGGATGCGTGGGTTAAAGCTTGA